From one Lineus longissimus chromosome 3, tnLinLong1.2, whole genome shotgun sequence genomic stretch:
- the LOC135485607 gene encoding neuroendocrine convertase 2-like, with amino-acid sequence MVYRTVWRLDSLALICGLVLCWLPNSQPSKEVVTNEWHVHMNDDVGIEVAKRVAMRTGFSLISPVMGSEREFHFVHRGLPKRRMRRSIGHTRMLRADPMVAQAYQITGFIRSKRGFKPMQRGVPLANGFKGAGHINNRHDSRTPNDPLYDKEWYLKNVGQAGGIPKLDLNVEAAWALNITGKGITTAIMDDGVDYLHPDLWDNFNAEASYDFSSNDPFPYPRYTDDWFNSHGTRCAGEVAAKRDNGICGVGVAYDSKIAGLRMLDQPYMTDLIEANSMAHKPELIDIYSASWGPTDDGKTVDGPRNATMRAIVNGVNNGRKGKGSIYVWASGDGGPDDDCNCDGYAASMWTISINSATNDGQTASYDESCSSTLASTFSNGKSWFMDAGVATVDLYGECTLKHSGTSAAAPEAAGVFALALEANPALTWRDMQHLTVLTSKRNHLYDRSEKHNWTINGAGLEFNHLFGYGVLDAGDMVDLALHWRGTPERYHCTAGSKKEKNHFRTGEVLILTINTDACKGDDNQVKYLEHVQSFITLKSSRRGDVTMFLTSPMNTTSMILSKRPRDDDDKEGFVKWPFMTTHTWAENPRGEWRLSIIFDSEQAQEGTIFEWTLLLHGTQKPPYANQKVPGSPHSKLAVVKREHQGPNFRFD; translated from the exons ATGGTATATCGGACGGTATGGCGTCTAGATAGTTTGGCTTTGATATGCGGCCTGGTGTTGTGCTGGCTGCCAAATTCTCAGCCCTCTAAGGAGGTTGTGACGAACGAATGGCACGTCCATATGAATGACGATGTGGGGATTGAGGTGGCCAAGAGAGTGGCCATGCGGACCGGATTCTCCCTTATCTCACCG GTAATGGGCTCGGAGAGGGAGTTCCATTTCGTCCACAGAGGTTTGCCGAAGCGGCGGATGAGAAGGAGTATAGGCCACACCCGAATGCTGAGGGCCGACCCAATG GTAGCACAAGCATATCAAATAACAGGTTTTATACGATCAAAACGAGGTTTTAAGCCCATGCAACGAGGAGTTCCCCTCGCGAATGGTTTTAAAGGAGCAGGGCACATAAACAATCGACACGACTCACGAACACCAAATGATCCTTTATACGATAAGGAATGGTACTTG aaaaatgtTGGCCAAGCAGGAGGAATACCAAAATTAGATTTAAACGTTGAAGCAGCATGGGCTTTAAATATAACAGGAAAAGGCATCACAACAGCAATAATGGACGATG GCGTGGATTACCTGCATCCTGATCTGTGGGATAATTTC AATGCCGAAGCCAGCTACGATTTCAGCAGCAATGATCCCTTCCCATACCCCCGGTACACTGACGATTGGTTCAACAG CCATGGAACCAGATGCGCCGGTGAGGTCGCCGCCAAAAGAGATAACGGTATATGTGGAGTTGGTGTCGCATATGATTCAAAGATTGCGG GTCTAAGAATGCTCGACCAGCCCTACATGACTGACTTGATCGAAGCCAACTCCATGGCACACAAGCCCGAACTGATTGACATCTACAGCGCAAGCTGGGGACCAACTGATGATGGCAAGACCGTGGATGGGCCAAGAAATGCAACCATGCGCGCTATCGTCAATGGCGTCAACAAC GGACGAAAAGGCAAGGGAAGCATCTACGTGTGGGCTTCAGGTGATGGTGGACCGGACGATGACTGCAACTGTGATGGTTATGCTGCCAGCATGTGGACAATCTCCATCAACTCTGCCACCAATGATGGTCAGACCGCCAGCTATGACGAGTCGTGCTCCTCTACGCTGGCCTCTACCTTCTCCAATGGAAAGAGCTGGTTCATGGACGCCGGAGTG GCTACAGTGGATCTGTACGGAGAATGTACACTAAAGCACTCTGGAACTTCCGCGGCTGCACCAGAAGCTGCTGGCGTGTTTGCGCTGGCTCTTGAGGCCAA CCCTGCTCTTACCTGGCGTGACATGCAGCACCTGACCGTGCTCACCTCCAAGAGGAACCACCTCTACGACCGCAGCGAGAAGCACAACTGGACAATCAACGGCGCCGGACTGGAGTTCAACCACCTGTTCGGCTATGGGGTCCTTGACGCCGGAGACATGGTGGACCTTGCCCTCCACTGGAGAGGTACACCTGAGCGATACCACTGCACGGCTGGATCCAAGAAAGAGAAGAA TCATTTCCGCACCGGCGAGGTCCTGATCCTCACGATCAACACTGATGCCTGCAAGGGCGATGACAACCAGGTCAAATATCTTGAACATGTCCAATCATTCATAACTCTGAAATCCTCAAGACGCGGTGACGTCACCATGTTCTTGACTTCTCCTATGAATACAAC GTCAATGATTTTGAGCAAGAGGCCacgtgacgatgatgacaaagaAGGCTTCGTTAAGTGGCCATTTATGACAACACACACATGGGCAGAGAACCCACGAGGGGAATGGCGTCTTTCTATCATCTTTGATTCCGAGCAAGCCCAGGAAGGCACGATCTTCGAGTGGACTCTCCTCCTCCACGGCACGCAGAAACCACCGTACGCAAACCAGAAGGTCCCCGGTAGTCCCCATTCCAAGCTTGCGGTCGTCAAGCGGGAACACCAGGGTCCCAATTTCAGATTTGATTAA